The following is a genomic window from Chryseobacterium ginsenosidimutans.
TCATTGGATATTTCAGCATTAAGATCTCAACTGGCAAATGCTCAGGAAAGTGGTAAAGGTGCAAAAGCTGTTGAAGTTTCTTTACCTACAATGGATGGTAAAGTTGAAAAGTTTGCAGTATACAGTTTTCCTGTTTTTGCAAAAGATCTTGCTGATCAGTATCAGTTAGGCTCGTATGTAGGTGTAGGAATTGATGATCCTTCAAAGTATTTAAGATTTTCTGTTGCTCCGAATGATTTTCAGTCAATGATTATTAAAGGAGGCGAATATGAATTTATTGAACCTGCTAATGCTGACAAAACGGTCTATGGAGTCCATCCTAAATCTAATAAGAATGAAAACGGATTTTTATGTTCTACGGGCGAGGATCCTGCGGCTGTAAAACAGGTAGACGCATTATTGAAAAAAGGTCAGTCTTTCGCAAATCAGACAACAAATTTTGCAAAGAGTTACGACAAGAAGTATAGAACAATGAGACTGGCAATGTCTACAACAGGTGAATATACTCAGTTCTTTGGTGGTGTCGCAGGTGCTTTAACACAAATCAATGCAACAATGACCAGAGTAAACGGAGTGTTTGAAAAGGATTTTGCATTACATTTAAATGTATTGAGCTACCCGGCACTTGTTTTCGCAAATCCTGCAAGTGATCCTTATGCTACGGTTACAAATGCAAACCAACCACCTGCTTCTTGGAACACAACACTTAGAGATCAATTAGCTACTGTTGTTGGACATGCTAATTATGATATAGGTCACTTGTTTGGAGCTTCCGGAGGAGGAGGAAACGCAGGTTGTATCGGATGTGTTTGTATGAATCCTATTGGTACTGGCTATGACTCGGTTATAGGTTATGGTAAAGGGTCAGGTATTACATCTCCTGCTACTGGGTCTGTAGATCCAACGACAGCGAATCCTCCTTCTGGAGATAATTTTGATATCGATTACGTAGCTCATGAAATGGGTCATCAATTGGGAGCAAACCATACTTTTGCACATGCCTTAGAAACTTCTGGTACAAATATGGAGCCTGGTTCGGGAACTACAATTATGGGGTATGCTGGTATTACTGGTGCTACTACTGATGTTCAGCCGCACTCTGATCCTTATTTCCATGTGATAAGTCTTGATCAGGTAAACGATAATTTGATTGCTAAGACTTGCGATGTAGAAACGCCAATTGCAAATAATCCACCTGTAATTGCAAATATGCCTACATATAATATTCCTAAAGGAACGGCATTTGTACTAACGGCTTCAGCTACGGATGCTGAAAACGATCCAATGACTTATACTTGGGAGGAAGTAGATAATGCAGATGTTGTTATTAATAAAACAAATATTGGAACAACTGCTACAGGAGCTACTTTTAGATCATTTAACCCTACTACAAGCCCTACTCGTTATTTCCCTAAATTAGAGTCTGTATTAAATGGATATTTAGACAATAGCAATAATACTTGGGAATCTGTTTCTCAGGTTGCAAGAACTACAAACTTTGCAGTCACTGTAAGAGATAATAATCCAAATGCAGCTCAGCAGCAGGCTGATTATAATGTTCAGCAAATTGTAGTTGGAAATGATGGTCCATTTAAAGTAACTACTCAATATGCGAACGTAAGTACTCCAACACCAATCACTTGGAATGTTGCGAATACTACTGCAGCTCCTTATAATGTTGCAAACGTTAAAATCGACTATACAACAAATAACGGAACTACTTGGACTGTATTATCAACTTCTACAGCTAATGATGGTGCAGAGAATTTTACTTTCCCTTCAACATTAAATGGACAGGTTATTAAATTAAGAATATCTTCTATTAATAATGTATTTTATGCTATTGGAAGTATTAACGTAGCAACTTTTGCTCCATGTGACGGTACAGCTCCAGCTGGTGTGGCAACAAGTAATATTACCCAAAGTGGTGCTACTGTAACCTGGACACCAGTTGCAAACGCTACTTATGTTATTCGTTATAGAAAGGTAGGTACAACAACTTGGCAACAGACTACTTCTACAGTACCTACTGTTACTTTGTCAGGATTGCTTGATTCTACTAATTATGAAGTTCAGATCGCTGCTGTTTGTTCAGGAACTCCTGGTACTTATTCTACTTCTGTAACTTTCACAACTGCTGCAATTGTATATTGTACTGCTGCAAGTGCAAGTGGTCAGTTTAACTATATTTCTAATGTAACATTAGGGACGGTAAATAATTCAACGGGAGGAACAACATATTCAAACTTTACGGCTAACTCAGCATTGCAACCTGCTTTGCAACCTAATAGTTCAAATAATACGATAAGTGTTTCTGTTACTACAACAGTTGCTGGTGCTTCGGTTAATGGAATGGTAGCATGGATAGATTTCAATAAAAATGGTGCATTTGAAACTAGCGAAAGAGTTATTAACTTACCAGTAACTGCCTTGCCGATTGGAGCTACACCTACGACAGCAAGCTTTGCAGTTCCTGCAACAGCGGTAACAGGTTCTCCGCTAAGAATGAGAGTAGTTACTGTTTTGATAAACCCAACAAATGTAGGTCTTACTATTCCTGATTCATTTGCATGTGGATCTTTCCCGAATGGAGAAGTTGAAGACTATAATGTTATAGTGTCTTCTCCATTAGCAACACATGATGTAACTGGACCCAAAAATGATATCCAATTATATCCAAATCCAGTGTCAGATATTTTAAATATTACTAAAGTTTCTGATA
Proteins encoded in this region:
- a CDS encoding reprolysin-like metallopeptidase, with protein sequence MKKIFTSFFSLCMLSAISAQWLPTSFKGENVRKEVNVRAYYSLDISALRSQLANAQESGKGAKAVEVSLPTMDGKVEKFAVYSFPVFAKDLADQYQLGSYVGVGIDDPSKYLRFSVAPNDFQSMIIKGGEYEFIEPANADKTVYGVHPKSNKNENGFLCSTGEDPAAVKQVDALLKKGQSFANQTTNFAKSYDKKYRTMRLAMSTTGEYTQFFGGVAGALTQINATMTRVNGVFEKDFALHLNVLSYPALVFANPASDPYATVTNANQPPASWNTTLRDQLATVVGHANYDIGHLFGASGGGGNAGCIGCVCMNPIGTGYDSVIGYGKGSGITSPATGSVDPTTANPPSGDNFDIDYVAHEMGHQLGANHTFAHALETSGTNMEPGSGTTIMGYAGITGATTDVQPHSDPYFHVISLDQVNDNLIAKTCDVETPIANNPPVIANMPTYNIPKGTAFVLTASATDAENDPMTYTWEEVDNADVVINKTNIGTTATGATFRSFNPTTSPTRYFPKLESVLNGYLDNSNNTWESVSQVARTTNFAVTVRDNNPNAAQQQADYNVQQIVVGNDGPFKVTTQYANVSTPTPITWNVANTTAAPYNVANVKIDYTTNNGTTWTVLSTSTANDGAENFTFPSTLNGQVIKLRISSINNVFYAIGSINVATFAPCDGTAPAGVATSNITQSGATVTWTPVANATYVIRYRKVGTTTWQQTTSTVPTVTLSGLLDSTNYEVQIAAVCSGTPGTYSTSVTFTTAAIVYCTAASASGQFNYISNVTLGTVNNSTGGTTYSNFTANSALQPALQPNSSNNTISVSVTTTVAGASVNGMVAWIDFNKNGAFETSERVINLPVTALPIGATPTTASFAVPATAVTGSPLRMRVVTVLINPTNVGLTIPDSFACGSFPNGEVEDYNVIVSSPLATHDVTGPKNDIQLYPNPVSDILNITKVSDKAAYKIYSAAGQLVKQGNINNGQVNVSELIKGAYVITIEDKGREPFTSKFIKK